CGACGAGACGCGCCAGGCGATCGCCGATTCGCGTTCGATCCGCATGAGCGCGCAGGCGCACAAGGTCACGTACTACACGACGATGTCGGGCGCGCGCGCGGCCGTCGAAGGCTTGCGCTACCTGAAGGATCTGGAAGTCTATGATTTACAAGGTCTTCACGCTCGCCTAAACTAAGCAGTCAGTTACCTGTCGAAGCAACACGTGCCGCGATTAGGCGGTGTTTCCAGTTCACCGGAAACGCGCTTAATCGCGGTGATTTTTTTTAAAGACGATTTTAGCGATTGAGCCGTTTATGAGCACCATTCCGTTGACAAAGCGTGGCGCAGAGCAACTGCGCGATGAATTGCAGCGCCTCAAGTCCGTCGAGCGGCCGGCCGTGATCAACGCGATCGCGGAGGCCCGCGCACAGGGTGATCTGTCCGAAAACGCCGAATACGACGCAGCGAAGGAAAAGCAGGGCTTCATCGAGGGTCGCATCGCGGACCTCGAATCGAAGCTGTCCGCCGCGCAAATCATCGATCCCACGGTGCTCGACGCCGATGGCCGCGTGGTGTTTGCCGCGACGGTCGAACTCGAGGATCTCGAATCGGGCGACACCGTCAAGTACCAGATCGTCGGCGACGACGAAGCCGATATCGATCACGGCCTGATTTCGGTCAGCTCGCCGATCGCGCGCGCGCTGATCGGCAAGACCGAAGGCGACGTCGCGGCCGTGCAGGCCCCGAGCGGCGTGCGCGAATACGAAATCATCTCGGTCAGCTACGTCTGAAGCGGGGCGACGTGATGCCGCATCGCGTGTTCCGTCTGCTGTCGGCCGTGTGGGTCGGCAGCCTGCTGACGATCGGGTATGCGGTCGCGCCCGTGCTGTTCAAGACGCTGGAGCGGATGACGGCCGGTTCGGTCGCCGCCCAGTTGTTCCGTATCGAGGCGATCCTCGGTGTCGTGTGCGGCGTGCTGCTGCTCGCGTTGTCGAACCAGCAGGTGCGGCGCGGCAGCAGCGAATATCGTCGCGTGCGCTGGATCGTCGCCGCGATGGTCGTGTGCGTGCTGGTCGGGTATTTCGCGCTGCAGCCGTTCATGAACGCGCTGCGGGTGGCCGCGATGGACGCGGGCACCGATATCGCGAACTCGCCGTATGCGAGTCGCTTCGGGATGCTGCACGGCGTCTCGAGCGTGTTCTATCTCGTCGAGAGCGTGCTGGGGCTGATGCTGATCTGGCGTCTGCCGGCGCGCGACGCCTGAGCGCCGCGCGGGCAGGGCGGCACGGGATGCCCCGTGCCGCGCACGCGATTACTTGTCCTGGAACGGCCGCTTGGTGCTTGCCTGGCGCTTTTTCGCGCGCTTCACGTTGCCGCCCGCCGTCACGCGCTCGTTGCCGCGCACGACGACCTTCGTCGGCTTCGGGCGACGCACGGGGCTCGCGTTCGGCGACACCTTGACGACCTTGACGGTGCGCGGTGCGCGGCCTTTATGGTCGTCGGCGGCTTCGGCCGCGCTCGGCAGCGTGCCGGCACGACGGCCGCGGGCCGGGGCCGCGGCGGGGGCTTCGGGCTTCCAGATCACCAGCAGCTTGCCGATGTGCTGGATCGGCGCTGCGCTCAGGCGGTCGCAGATCTCGTCGTAGACGGCGACGCGTTCGTCGCGTTCGTCGCCGAACACGCGGATCTTGATCAGCTGGTGCGCGGCGAGGTGCACCTTGATCTCCTTCAGCACTGCGTCGGTCAGCCCTTCGGCGCCGATCAGCACGACGGGCTTGAGCGCATGGGCCTGGGAGCGCAGCGCGGAGCGCTCGGCGGGAGAAAGCGAAAGGGCGGGCATGGAAATGTCGAAATCTTAATAAGGGCGCGCTGCCTGAAAAGCGATCGCGGAAAGTTACCGCGTCAGACGCGCGCCGAAACCACGTAAAATCGCGGCTTAGGCCTGAAAAGGGGCCGCAGCCGCGCGAAGAAGACGCGTATTATCCGCTAAAAGCGCGGCTTCACGAAGCAAATAGCAGCAATCTCTCTCTCGAATGGCAAAAAACCGCTTTAACCAGAACTGGCTGCATGACCACATCAACGACCCGTACGTCAAAATGGCGCAGCGGGAGGGCTATCGCGCGCGTGCCGCGTACAAACTGAAGGAAATCGACGAGCAGGACAAGCTGGTGCGTCCGGGCCAGGTCATCGTCGATCTCGGTGCGACGCCGGGCAGCTGGAGCCAGTATGCCCGCAACAAGCTCGCGCAGGGCAAGAAGCGCGACACCGAGCGCGAAGGCGGCATCGACGGCACGATCATTGCGCTCGACCTGCTGCCGATGGAGCCGATCGCCGACGTCCACTTCATCCAGGGCGACTTCCGCGAGGACGAAGTCCTCCTCCAACTCGAGGAACTGCTCGAAGGTCGTTCGGTGGACCTTGTTATTTCGGACATGGCCCCCAACCTCTCCGGCGTGGCCTCGGCGGACGCGGC
The nucleotide sequence above comes from Burkholderia pyrrocinia. Encoded proteins:
- the greA gene encoding transcription elongation factor GreA; protein product: MSTIPLTKRGAEQLRDELQRLKSVERPAVINAIAEARAQGDLSENAEYDAAKEKQGFIEGRIADLESKLSAAQIIDPTVLDADGRVVFAATVELEDLESGDTVKYQIVGDDEADIDHGLISVSSPIARALIGKTEGDVAAVQAPSGVREYEIISVSYV
- a CDS encoding DUF4149 domain-containing protein, with product MPHRVFRLLSAVWVGSLLTIGYAVAPVLFKTLERMTAGSVAAQLFRIEAILGVVCGVLLLALSNQQVRRGSSEYRRVRWIVAAMVVCVLVGYFALQPFMNALRVAAMDAGTDIANSPYASRFGMLHGVSSVFYLVESVLGLMLIWRLPARDA
- a CDS encoding YhbY family RNA-binding protein, whose amino-acid sequence is MPALSLSPAERSALRSQAHALKPVVLIGAEGLTDAVLKEIKVHLAAHQLIKIRVFGDERDERVAVYDEICDRLSAAPIQHIGKLLVIWKPEAPAAAPARGRRAGTLPSAAEAADDHKGRAPRTVKVVKVSPNASPVRRPKPTKVVVRGNERVTAGGNVKRAKKRQASTKRPFQDK
- a CDS encoding RlmE family RNA methyltransferase, whose amino-acid sequence is MAKNRFNQNWLHDHINDPYVKMAQREGYRARAAYKLKEIDEQDKLVRPGQVIVDLGATPGSWSQYARNKLAQGKKRDTEREGGIDGTIIALDLLPMEPIADVHFIQGDFREDEVLLQLEELLEGRSVDLVISDMAPNLSGVASADAARIEHLCDLALEFAQNHLKPDGALLVKCFHGSGYSQIVEKFKQQFKTVAPRKPKASRDKSSETFILGRHLKHPR